Within the Miscanthus floridulus cultivar M001 chromosome 17, ASM1932011v1, whole genome shotgun sequence genome, the region ATCATTAAGCCTTTTATGCTCCAACCTATTTCTTTTCTTAGTATGAATCTGCAATGGTAAAAATGCAAACAAAAGAAATATTCAGCAAGCATTAATAGATAGTAGATTTTATTTATTCCTTAAACTGGAATAATTGAGTACTTATGTAATTGACAGATTACTTACTGACTCAAATGTGCTCCAACAACGCTCACAACCTAAAGCCGAAGCACAAAGCCCAACAACACATTTTGCAAATCTTTGAAGCTCTACGGCTTTGCCACCATATGAACGCCACCATTCAACTAGATCAAGTGACCAAATAAACATTTTCATGTTAGAAATTAGGAAAGACTAAAAAAATCAGATTGTACAGTCAGTGAATAACTTACTAGGAGACTTGGTTTTGATGTTGTTGATTGCAATTTTGTTGCTGAAGCTACCCCTTAAGTCCACATATTCCAAAGCTTGGTCATCAATCTTGTTTTGAAGATCTTGGTCAGGCACCATTTTTGAAAGAACCTCAGTAAATGCAGACCTTAGCTTACCAGCCATAACATCATCTGTTTTCAGGTCAAaatacttgtttgggttcaaatATAGTGCTGCCCCATATAATGGTTGGTCCATTTGATCTTCCCAATGCTTGTCAATGATTGCCAAGATACGCTTAAGTAAGTCTGCCTTTCCCCTAATAGGGAAATTTTCTTTAATCTTTTTCTTTGCATattccatacaaaactgaacctCTAGCGCTGCTGGCCTCTCATCCCCATCAACTATCCTCAACAAAACAATAAGGGGCTGTGATGCTCTCAGGCAGTCCTCAATTGAGTTCCAAAATTCGGTTGAAAGGATGGTGTCATGCACTTTCTTTCCTGCTTCTGTTCTTGCCAATTTGGACTTAGTCCAGTCATCACTTACAAATAGGAATTTTAGAGCATCCTTATGAGTGTGTAGGCTACGCAAAGTGAGGAAAGCAGTAGCAAAACGAGTTACTCCTGGTCTAACAAGATCTCTACCTCCTGTCTTCTCCCTCATTGCATCAAGAAGCCTCCCGCGCCTATAAATAAAGGTAGTAACTTGTCTTGCACGTGCAATAGGCTTGCTAAACTCCTTCATTTTGCCAATGTCCTCTAGCATGAGGTCCAAATAGTGTGCTGCACAAGGGGTCCAGAATAGTGTTGGAATTCTTTCCATAAGAAGCTTGCAAGCTGCCTTATAATTAGCACCATTGTCAGTGACCACTTGAACAACCTTGTCTCTTCCAATGAGATCAATTCTCTACTGTAGTAAATCTGCCAACATTGGTGCATCATGTACTTCACTAAATGCATCAACAGACTCCAAGAAGAAAGTCCCCTCTGGACTATTGACTAGGAAATTAATGAGGTGATGGCCCCGCCTATCTGTCCACCCATCTGACATTAGTGTATAGCCATATTGCTTCCAAGCAGCCTCATGCTTCTCCTTTATTTTGTTGACCTATTCCATAGCCTTTCCAAGCAATGGCACCCTCGCCTCGTGGTAGCTAGGAGGTCTATATCTAGGTCCATATTGCCCAATGGCCTCACACATAATATTAAGGCTCCTTGAGTTGATAGCATTGAGTGGTATTCTACACTCATAGAAGAAATTGGCCACATGCATATTGACTTCATCTCTTTCTTCCTTGGTCCTGATCCTTCCCTCCACACTGCTTTGTGCAGGTCCATTCTTAGAATGCCTTTCCTCAACCACTTCTTTAGGTTTTTTCCGAAGCATGGTAATCACTGacttcttctctttctcttttggtCTAGGTGGTAGATTTGCAAATTTGAGAGCAGATTGCTTCCTTTTGGATGTTGTCCctgaacttgtatgttgcatagttGTACCAGATGACTGAGAGGTAGCATTAACATTGTTTTGAACCTCCACCACttgaacatcatcatcatcatcatctaggTTTAGcgctctcctccttcttccctgAACTAGTGCTGCTTCCATTTCAGCAGCAATTGCTGTTGTTGTCTTCTCACATTTGAGAGCATCTCCATATCCACCTACAAGATGCTCCTTCAATCTCTTGATTCTAGACTTTACTTGAGTTCCATAGAGGATACACTCAACCAAATCTATATTGCTAATTTCTGGCCAGAAGCCATACTTCCACCTAGGATCACCAGACCTAGCCTTCCTTTTTAGATCTATCCTTGGATCATATTTAGCAGTACCTGAGCCTACACTTTGTGTACTTGCAGTGTCTTGTGTTGCATTTAGATGGACTCCTGTGAAACACGTCAaacaaagtaattattaattaacACTATGCACTAATAGACAACTAGACAGTGGACACAAATAGTTAATTAACACTGAACACTGACTAGAAGAGGCTAAGCAATAAGCACTGAGCACTGAGCACTAAGCACCAAGCAAAGCAAATATAAACAAATCAGCATGCTGCTGTCCTGCTCGAGAGAAGACAGAAGCGCTAGAAAAATACAGAGCAAAAGCAGAGTACCTGGCTCGAGGGAAGACTAGAGGAGGCGGCTCGGGTCCTGCTCCTGCTCGAGGGAAGACTGGAGGCGGCGACTCGGGTCCTGCCCCTGTTCGAGAGAAGACTGGAGGAGGTGGCTCGGGTCCTGCTCCTGCTTGATGTTCACCAGAGGAGGCGGTGGGGAAACAGCAGTCCGCCGATGGCTGCTCCTCACGCGGGTGGGGAAGAGGGAAGGGAGAGGTGAAGCGGCTCGTGTCCTGCTCAATGGAGGACCAGAAGAGGCGATGGGGAAACAGCAGCCTGCCGGCGGCTGCTCCTTGTGTGGATGGGGAACAGGGGAGGGGGAGGCGGAGCCTCAGCGGCAGCAGCTTCTACCGGCGGCGTGGGCGAACGCGTTCGCGCGGGCGAGCAGGTAGGTCCGTCTTCCCTACAAGCGCTCCTCTCTCTGCTCTCTGATTTCTCCTGCACTCCTCTCTCCTCGCACGCCTAATCTCCCACGCGCGCGATGCTTTCCCGCACGCCTGCACTTTCCCCGTCCTTTCTCCCGTGCCCGTGTTTTCCTACCATGGCCATCCCCGTATGGCGCCCGCCTTGCTCGATTTCGATGAATCGGACGCCAAATCAATGACTTCTGGATGCCATGGTAGTAAGGCGGACACCATACCAATCTGAGGCGAGTCGTCCGCCAAGTCGTCCCTCCTGTAGCGCCTTGCCGATTAGGTGACGCCAAAGCAACACCTTAAAAACATTggtggggtccatacggctcggcagtgtgctgcttggccaattcctcggcctccttcaaatgttctgcttTGGCCTTTCCAAATCGCCCCTACTCAGCGATATTCCTCTATGCAAGTTctcacctcttgacaaaatatttgttgcacttatgaaaggagaagtcaataattccagacacaggcaacgatcgaactccggtgaatacacagTTGAAAGACTccaggagttagtggtcatgatgccatacctgaaacccctctcatcatatgctaacgctcacttagccttctgttccatTTGCGCCTCTAACCAGACCTTGCccgcttcatttagcatcttgtctagttctctctttgtctccttgaactggtgctctgtatgtacacaacatagagcctttaccttgtcacatacctccttcttcctctgacgccgctagaaattagcggcaaagtgtctcatgcaccatctgtgcactagaggcgggaacctaTCTATATGCTTAGctgtagcattaagaagccctaggtGACGGTCTGAGATCAAatatatagtgcgagatgggccaagcacttgtacacgtagaagtCGCATGAACCATgcccacgattcattgttctttacctctgccaaagcaaaaaccatgggtactatctggtcctccggatcaacagcagcagccatcatcaaggtgcccctgtacttttctATCAGGAAAGtgtcatcaacaagtacgactgtccGATAAAACTGGAttgcatgttccgtttgcgcgaacgaccagaacacacgatgcaggacaaaccatttcaagccagggttatagtaatgcattgcacataagatgcggggcaccctgttgtacgcttcctcccaactaccccaatgAATCGTTaaggcaatttgcttagcacgccaagcctttctgtACTTCACATCATAtttaacgaatccagatatggactgttgtaatgaAGACACTaaaatgtcgttattgtcatcaacgagccccaatatacgatgggtaaggtaacgtgcagtgagttgctgatgatttttcttccccctatttgataggcaagtgtggggttcgaccatTTTACTTATCCTctacttgccatcactctgtctctttcgtgcatttaatctccacatacaaccatttttgcatatcatgTGGTACCTTAACTCCTGGTCCAAATGAGTGATGATGTACGGCAtatggtgatacacagcatagtcctgaaggaagagctttatctctgacattgtattgaatatcatccccttactaaggatttctttctcatggtcatataatgattttctacacatctgtagaccggtgtcacaaactgccatattcgtcatactgacatccctatagttcggaatgcccctgaaaggtacattcatcgaccttagttgctcaagctctgtcgctgtgtaaggtgatggtggaacatactgctgtgcttcgctaattctgccccatgaatcatagggggtatcatctgctggcaaatctatgactagtctaccctgagccggcatagcatgcaaaacctcagttggtactggtaatggcataccatgaacaggtactagcatggcatcaaccggtgtgggcatagcatgtctacctccctggtcatcatctgaatcgtcggaatcactgctaactacatcaccaatcctgtcctcctcctcttcccgttcgaactcgttcacatcaaagtcattgcttatacaacctacttgacttgaatgaaactgctcctgcgtcaactgaccatccaaatctATAGTACGCATAGTTGATTCCACATGAACCCCACATTCTTGTTGAGTATCATCATCGAAGGATGGCCCCTCTTAGAGATCATGCattctgtacccattctccacaacCACCTCAGCCAAggccacattggaaccttggattaCCCTATTGTAGCAGGACCAGTGAGCATGGTCCCGCAAGGGCATCAGCacgtagtgtgccctagtctttctACTATCAAACCTCCCATTCAGTGTataatcaccgccaaactttctATTCAAACGGCCACAAAGATCGCTAAAGccaggaggttcatcaaaccattctaattcttcttccataCCCTCAAACatatcttctctcctaacacttcctcagtagaaaactctaacacaacaatccatctacaaaagcattttagAAACTTCATCAGATCATCGAAATCGTCATGCGTACTAACTAACTGATTACACCTATACTAACTACACCTATaccaactaactatactaactaatctaatattaatacctataccaacaattctaactaactatactaactaactacactaaacacactaatattaatacatatacttactatactaagtaactttactaactatacataTCTAGCTAAATGCAAAACTAATTGCAAAACTATACATAACTTATATTTACTAACTTCACTAAATATTTTTGCTAACTAATTATATAAATCTCTATCCAGTGAAACTAAATTGGAATCCTATCCCTAGCAAAAAAAATTAACAGAGTTGCAGAAGAGCATTACCTCGATAAAGATTATGGGTCACCACAATCCACCAATGGAAAGGAGATggccggcggcggcaatggctggTCGGCAGCGGCCTACTTCTGGAATGCTAGGGATAAAAATAGGACAGATATTTCTTTGACCAATCTGAGAGTTAATTTCAAATATCTGGGTGTTTCGTCAGATACCGAATATGGATATGGGTAATCAAGATACGGATACGTGACGACTGATGCCCGTGGGATACGGATATCTGTTCGGACAATATCCAGATGTCAAATTATTTGGATAGTTTAACCAAGAGGCCTAAGTGGATTCAAGCAATTTCAGCCCAAGAAGATCAAGTGAATTAGACCTCTTACCCTTTTCTAAATTATTTATAAATTTGAATTATTAACTAAATGAAAATTTTAGTTTCCCCAGAATAATCAATAAGTTCGAAATAAACCTAAAAGCTTAAAAAAATACTAACGTCACTGGATAtcatataaattcaaataaataataaaaaaatcaatGTTTTTTTTATCTCCattgtaaaataaaaaaaaaatacaagtTCTCAAAAAACAAAATCAATCATGAAAATATTCAAAAATACTTGGCTAATTGCTACGAGTATGTCTGATATGAGGTACTACTGGTACTAATCTACATCTTGCTAATTCTTCTAGGTGTAGATTGCCTGCAAGGCTATTCTCTTCATCGTTCTGACATTTGCATTTTCCTCATTATTCCTGTTTATGAACAGTATGCTAGCCCCCCTTGAGAGTTGAAGAGAAAAGTTGGATCCTGAACTCCTGATGATCAGTACAGAGGGAACCTACAGGAGCTGCACAACTCTCTTCAAGAAATATCTATGCACAATGCACTTCAGCTGTTCACAACATCATTCATTGCCGATTCAATAGTgttatgtgagagagaataagctgaagaGACAAGTCGAGCCGAACAAGCTGAAGAGAACTCTTTTTAATGCGAGGAGCAACTGATGACATCAGAGGTAGACAGAGCTGTGGGTTGTGTTAGGCTACACAACTTGTTGGAAGATCTCGGGTCGGTGTTGCGTGGGTACTGGGTGCCAGGACATGAAGTTTTGACATAGGATCCTTAGAGATGACTAGGCAAGGAGAACAGTTGGCAATATAGAGGTCTGAAAGATAGTTTACCCTGTTGTTAAACCGTTGAGTGCTACTGCCTGTCCAGCTATCCTGTAATCTTGAAGGGAACTCCGAAGTTTTGTAGCTTGGTCTCAAAAGCCTGTATGAAATGAAGTCATGTACGCTAAGAGGGTGCAAATAGTGTTGTATGAAAACTCAGTTTCTGTGGCATGGACAGTTACTGCAAACTTGTGAGAGAGACTGCAAGTCCTGTACTCCTGTTACTGTATCTTGGGTTTTCCATATACCTCCTATGTAAATCAGTCCTTGTACGTGAGCAGAAACTTCATTAGTTCTTTTCATGTATTCCTTTAATGATGATTGCCTGTCTGATTGCTATGATACATTGATGTCTGTCGAGTATTTCGGCTCCAGAACTCTGATCACCATGAAATTGTCACGATCCAGGTTCCTTCTTGGGGCAGCATGAGAATTTCTGTCTCTTTCAATGTTTGCTAGTTCTTCAATGCAAGTAAACATGATGATCCTTCCATTGACTTTGCCAGTTCGTTCTTCAGTCTGAGAAGCATGGTTCGGCAACTGGAAGGTAAAGTGATGTCAATATTCCTGCTCGTGAAATTTAAATGGAAAATTTTATATATAAAGAAGTAAATTTCCTTGGAACTGTGGCGAGCACAAGTAAAACGAAACTGTTGAATTTCAGCTTTCGGCACAACCAGGCGTGGGGTTTggaaactcttagagatgctctcaTGCCAAGCACCACGAATTGCACTGAAAATTTTGTCGAAAATTTGGCCGATGAAGAACAGAATACGGATGGAAGATACTCACACGACTTGTACATGTCACAGACAGTCCTCGAAAAGCGACCAACTAAATAATAATTCTATGGAATTGAAAGCATATCTTATTTTTTTATGGAATTGAAAGCATATCTACTCATGTGATACACGAAGATCAGGCTACACCAGACAGCGATGTCGAGGATGCCGATTGTTGGGGGTGGCGTCACATCGGAGGACCCATGGTCGGCTGCCGTCTGCGTGTCGATCTCGTCCCTTAGGACTTAATGGGACCCGTGACTTGGGCCAATCTGTTCTTGCGTCAATGTAGATGGAGACTCCTTGGTCCTTGGGCATATCTCATTCGGGTGACACTGAGCAGTGAGCACCGGCATAGACTGTTCGAGAACTGAGGCAGCTAAGCTGCAACCGTCAGATCGGTTAATGTGTTCACATTCTGGTACATCGACCTGATGATCTTCAGACGATTCAGTAACTGGTACTGTACTGTGTTCACGAAAACTCAGGATTCGCTACTGCTTTACAATTTACAATGCAAACATGTGTATATGGGGTGCTATTGAGACACAGATTCAACCTCAGTAACAACAATTGTGCACTCAAGATGAGTTTTATTGATCTTTGCCAAAGGAGACATGGACCTCATCACCATTGACATTTTCCAAGCCTCATACATCCACTTAAATTACATAACTCAAGCCGGGAGCATTCTCTTTGCAACTCAGCAACTGGATAGGAATACCTTGATCAGTAATGAGTAGTTATCCTTCCTTGTGGAGCAGGAGTGAGCTCCTCTGTCACAACTCAGCTAGAGATCTCTATTCTCTAGTTACCTCTAGCAAACTAGTAAGTAGCTCTCTCATTCAAACTTGGAGCAGGTTACTGGCGTTAATATTGCAGTAACCTCCGAGTTAGTAGCTTGCGCGTCAAGATCAACATTAGTGTAACCACTAACTGCAAAGATTCACAAAACAAAAGGAGTTAGTGTAAAAACGAATTTGTTTGTATGACAGAACTAATGCCAGGAACAACATTTCTAAGAAAAAAAATCCTTGCCTCTAATGTTATCAGTTGCAGGGTTGGATAGGCCTTGAGGGTGAGATGTTTTTCTTATCATCCTCATCATGCGGTAGGACAGTCTCGAAGGCCTGGACAagaagctccactttcttcttccGCGCAGGAGCTAAGTTTGTCAGTGCCCTCCTAAGCGCATAATCAATCATCCATTCTTCAGCATTCTTCCGTTCATCCATCATTTGATGCTTGAGGTCAACCTTCTCTGCATCTGGATCCAATTCCAGAGGAAGAAAATTCGGTGCCCGTGGATTGAAACCTCGCAAGTATTCCTCCTCTTCCGGTGTTCTCCTCCTCCTGGAGATGATCAATTTGCTCCTCGGACATGTGGCAGACTCAGCAGGATCAAAATATACATCCCCTTTGAGGTTCATTCCGTTGAATGCACCACATATGTCATCAATAGAAGGTTCTTTTGCATCAGTAAATTCTGCTGGCATTTGCACATTGAATGATTGATTAGTTTCTTC harbors:
- the LOC136515732 gene encoding uncharacterized protein — translated: MREKTGGRDLVRPGVTRFATAFLTLRSLHTHKDALKFLFVSDDWTKSKLARTEAGKKVHDTILSTEFWNSIEDCLRASQPLIVLLRIVDGDERPAALEVQFCMEYAKKKIKENFPIRGKADLLKRILAIIDKHWEDQMDQPLYGAALYLNPNKYFDLKTDDVMAGKLRSAFTEVLSKMVPDQDLQNKIDDQALEYVDLRGSFSNKIAINNIKTKSPIEWWRSYGGKAVELQRFAKCVVGLCASALGCERCWSTFESIHTKKRNRLEHKRLNDLVYVQYNRKMAVRFQKRHKKGAGNFDPLCLEDFDWNNECVDVDAEPVHNGRGLEITWDQVDEAVATAPIRRTYEPQEDEDMEDDNSDEEYLVDDVEVDDYGEIAPIVADESDQAGGGGGNSDPFVMEDDFY